The Thermococcus sp. sequence CTTAATCCACTGCTTCGGTGGCCTCGGGAGGAGCGGGACCGTTGCGGTTGCGTGGCTGATGTACTCGAAGGGACTTCCGCTCAGGGAAGCGCTGAAAAGGGTTCGCTCGATAAGGCCCGGCGCAGTGGAGACGCGCGAGCAGTTCGAAGTCCTGAGGGAGCTTGAAAGGTATCTGTCACACTGACAACTTTGAGCGGTATTTACCTCGTTTTCTGTCAAATTGACAGGCGGTTAAAGGGCAGGTTTATTTTAGGGGAGAGCGTTGGTGGATGAGGTGTTGGAATGAGGGTTGCCGTGATAGGTGCGGGAACGATAGGAGGTGCAGTTGCCAAAGCCCTCAGCGAGAGCGGGCACGAGGTAATCGCCACGAGGAGGAACTTAGAAAAGGCCAGGTGGCTTGAGGAATATGGAGTCAGGCTTACGAGGGACAACAGGAAAGCAGTTGAGTGGGGAGAGGCTGTTTTTCTGGCGGTGAAGCCCAACAAGGTTAGCGCCGTCCTCGGGGAGGTCTCCGGGCTTTTGGACGGGAAGTTTCTGATATCGCTCGCAGCTGGCATAGGGCTTGACTACCTCAGAAGGTTAGCCCCAAAGGCCAAGCTCGTCAGGGCGATGCCGAACATAGCGGTTCTCGTCAAGGAGTCCTTCACGGCCTACTCGACGGACTTGGAGGGGGAAGACCTGAAAACCGTTGAAGGCCTCCTCTCGTCCTTCGGCGAATGCCTCCGCGTTGAGGAGG is a genomic window containing:
- the proC gene encoding pyrroline-5-carboxylate reductase, which translates into the protein MRVAVIGAGTIGGAVAKALSESGHEVIATRRNLEKARWLEEYGVRLTRDNRKAVEWGEAVFLAVKPNKVSAVLGEVSGLLDGKFLISLAAGIGLDYLRRLAPKAKLVRAMPNIAVLVKESFTAYSTDLEGEDLKTVEGLLSSFGECLRVEEEHMDAITGLSGSGPAYVTVFLEAMVYGGLRVGLPREVARKASLQTLLGTAKLLMETERHPAEVREWVITPGGTTIDGIFELEEGKIRTAVMKAVDAATKKSRILSRKA